One Phycisphaerae bacterium RAS2 DNA window includes the following coding sequences:
- the hpd gene encoding 4-hydroxyphenylpyruvate dioxygenase, with translation MTPPATAAKSQNTTASAAGKAEDFLPLLGIDHVELYVGNAYQAAHFYRLMFGFDIVAYRGLETGDKHCASYVLEQGKVRLVLTTALGPDHEVSRHCQLHGDGVKLIALAVDDVDRSIAAVKQRGATVITPPTTREDAGGTWRFAAIRTYGETLHGFVDRKAYKGAFAPGYVKYDAPKADAVGLAAIDHMVGNVELGAMNHWVDFYAKVMGFEQLCHFSDDDISTEYSALMSKVVQNGSGKIKFPINEPAEGKKKSQIEEYLDFYRGPGVQHIAMNTGDIVTTVRKLRERGVQFLRVPDTYYETLPQRVGQIAEDYKVLKELGILVDRDEDGYLLQIFTRPVEDRPTLFFEIIERHGSRGFGVGNFKALFVSIEEEQRRRGTL, from the coding sequence ATGACCCCGCCCGCAACCGCCGCGAAATCGCAGAACACCACCGCATCCGCAGCCGGCAAGGCGGAGGACTTTCTTCCGCTGTTGGGCATCGACCACGTCGAGTTGTACGTGGGCAATGCCTACCAGGCCGCGCACTTTTATCGCCTGATGTTCGGCTTTGACATCGTCGCGTACCGCGGGCTGGAGACGGGCGACAAGCACTGCGCGAGTTATGTCCTTGAACAGGGCAAGGTGCGACTGGTGCTGACGACGGCGCTGGGGCCGGACCATGAAGTGTCGCGGCACTGCCAGTTGCACGGCGACGGCGTGAAATTGATCGCGCTGGCGGTGGACGATGTGGATCGATCGATCGCGGCAGTGAAACAGCGCGGGGCGACAGTCATCACCCCGCCGACGACGAGAGAAGATGCCGGCGGCACATGGCGCTTCGCGGCGATTCGCACGTACGGCGAAACCTTGCACGGGTTCGTCGATCGCAAGGCGTACAAAGGCGCGTTCGCGCCGGGCTATGTGAAGTACGACGCACCGAAGGCCGACGCCGTGGGCCTCGCGGCGATTGATCACATGGTGGGCAACGTCGAACTCGGCGCGATGAACCACTGGGTGGATTTTTATGCGAAGGTGATGGGCTTTGAACAGCTTTGCCATTTCTCCGACGACGACATCAGCACCGAGTACAGCGCGCTGATGAGCAAAGTCGTGCAGAACGGTTCGGGCAAGATCAAGTTCCCGATCAACGAGCCGGCCGAGGGCAAGAAGAAAAGCCAGATCGAGGAGTATCTCGATTTTTATCGCGGCCCCGGCGTGCAGCACATCGCGATGAATACGGGCGACATCGTCACCACGGTGCGCAAGCTGCGTGAACGCGGTGTGCAGTTTCTCCGCGTGCCGGATACGTACTACGAAACCCTTCCGCAGCGCGTCGGGCAGATTGCCGAGGACTACAAGGTGCTGAAGGAACTCGGCATCCTTGTGGACCGCGACGAGGACGGCTACCTCTTGCAAATCTTTACGCGGCCGGTTGAAGATCGGCCGACGTTGTTCTTCGAGATCATCGAGCGTCACGGCTCGCGCGGCTTCGGTGTGGGGAACTTCAAGGCGCTGTTCGTGAGCATCGAAGAGGAGCAACGACGGCGCGGGACGTTGTAA
- a CDS encoding Peptidase family M50, translating to MYLATQGETDWSIIAFISFLVVTFALSGHSIRLRRRVNLANAAGDLRKAVDLLLITQKSLNPLEILERKLNSGKIETNIALLHLAMGQIDQAVAWALQAKKIARAPAVKVAVARTLDHLRSYPSAEALLGSRPSEAHDIHAGTAAEGADSRLIRLIQHGKIQESINLLTEKLGEDHGPESLLGLVGKLSALDTAGYDELMCLAVERLLNSGSLTEIAKSKPTSAGISSQLAVDKVKESEKTLALLAIAESALQCALKKQDRSLIDKLWQFVASFDTGHTYTASIRSRLDGVVAALNEDEEGVARSLEQLRQISHAYPDDLRLVRICIEGEACILKAARRYREALQGMEALNDLPAARLTLVGEWSTRAELHRALGEHEHADAILERIRRLTPSAGYVHPEGRIPINSDTLQAIQNWAENVEVSDKSTVLLQESAAGEPHSPVASGIAVAAWVLAVPAMFPVFGALPAFALGALSIMLLVKKQPLQYDRRVGAVGLMMAIFSTGTALIAITQTAATTISNRIDKEAWEYRDARWEEEYNHFDASEFADDAVSADAPETETAASSAPAESVINDELDEHANTLGPPDRRISFSWEQISLFFFALIVSIALHEVGHAVAAFWCGDPTARNLGRFSLNPIRHFDPLGSLIVPLAMFLLPGNSVIGWAKPVPFLPHLLRKPRAGHLGITLAGVSLNLLLAFVAANVLIITLSLFKIAHSDSVVIGIESPFDFARIYLMDGAVAPWEWVIAVCKAFILVNVMLAGFNLLPVPPLDGFGVIRALSPESIKRKLAPLNGIGMILALIVVFSGMLTKLLLPAVILLAMLLTAARLVVQGL from the coding sequence ATGTACTTGGCCACACAGGGCGAGACCGACTGGTCCATCATTGCTTTCATTTCATTCCTTGTCGTGACGTTCGCCTTGAGCGGGCATTCGATTCGCCTGCGCCGCCGAGTAAATCTTGCGAATGCCGCGGGGGACCTTCGCAAGGCTGTCGACCTTCTCCTCATCACACAGAAATCCCTCAACCCGCTTGAGATCCTTGAGCGAAAGTTAAACTCCGGCAAGATTGAAACGAACATTGCGCTGTTGCATCTAGCCATGGGACAAATTGACCAGGCTGTTGCATGGGCACTTCAGGCGAAGAAGATTGCCCGCGCGCCTGCCGTCAAGGTGGCCGTTGCCCGAACGCTGGACCATCTGCGATCCTACCCGTCAGCCGAGGCATTGCTGGGTAGCAGACCGAGCGAGGCGCATGACATTCACGCTGGAACCGCCGCGGAGGGTGCGGACTCGAGACTCATCCGGTTGATACAACATGGGAAGATTCAGGAGTCCATTAATCTACTAACAGAGAAGCTTGGTGAGGACCATGGCCCCGAGTCGCTCCTGGGACTGGTCGGAAAGCTCTCGGCTCTGGACACCGCAGGATACGACGAGCTTATGTGCCTCGCTGTCGAACGACTCCTGAACTCCGGCAGCCTGACTGAAATCGCCAAATCAAAGCCCACGTCAGCGGGCATCAGCAGTCAACTCGCAGTGGACAAAGTCAAAGAGAGCGAGAAAACGCTTGCACTGCTCGCCATCGCGGAATCGGCACTCCAATGCGCGCTCAAAAAGCAAGACCGGTCCCTTATCGACAAGCTATGGCAATTCGTCGCTTCCTTTGACACCGGGCACACCTACACTGCATCGATTCGCTCAAGACTAGACGGTGTCGTCGCAGCACTCAACGAAGACGAAGAAGGAGTTGCGCGGTCATTGGAGCAGCTTCGCCAGATTTCGCACGCGTACCCGGATGATCTTCGGCTGGTCCGCATTTGCATCGAGGGAGAAGCTTGCATTCTGAAAGCTGCAAGACGTTATCGTGAGGCACTGCAAGGGATGGAGGCCTTGAACGACCTGCCTGCGGCACGATTGACGCTTGTTGGCGAGTGGTCGACCCGTGCGGAGCTGCACCGCGCGCTCGGTGAACACGAACACGCAGATGCAATCCTGGAAAGAATCCGCCGCCTGACGCCCAGCGCGGGGTACGTCCATCCGGAGGGTCGCATACCGATCAACTCCGACACGTTGCAGGCCATTCAAAACTGGGCTGAAAACGTGGAAGTGTCGGACAAGTCTACCGTCCTGCTCCAAGAATCTGCCGCCGGCGAGCCACATTCCCCCGTGGCAAGCGGCATTGCGGTCGCGGCCTGGGTGTTGGCTGTTCCCGCCATGTTTCCGGTATTTGGAGCGCTGCCTGCCTTCGCACTCGGGGCGCTGTCGATCATGCTGCTCGTGAAAAAGCAGCCACTTCAGTATGACCGCCGCGTCGGAGCCGTCGGCCTGATGATGGCGATCTTTTCAACCGGCACGGCCTTGATCGCCATCACCCAAACCGCAGCAACGACGATCAGCAACCGGATCGATAAAGAAGCGTGGGAGTATCGTGACGCGCGATGGGAGGAAGAATACAACCATTTTGACGCATCGGAATTTGCAGACGACGCCGTGAGTGCCGATGCTCCCGAAACCGAAACGGCGGCCTCCAGCGCACCGGCGGAGAGCGTCATAAACGATGAATTAGACGAGCATGCGAACACACTTGGCCCGCCCGATCGTCGAATCTCCTTTTCATGGGAGCAGATTTCGCTTTTCTTTTTCGCGCTGATTGTCTCGATTGCCCTTCACGAAGTCGGTCATGCCGTGGCCGCCTTCTGGTGCGGCGACCCAACTGCACGAAATCTCGGCCGGTTCAGCTTGAATCCCATTCGCCATTTCGATCCACTCGGCAGCCTGATTGTTCCTCTGGCCATGTTCTTGCTCCCGGGAAACTCCGTGATCGGATGGGCCAAGCCGGTCCCGTTCCTCCCTCATTTGCTTCGCAAGCCCCGCGCCGGCCATTTGGGTATCACGCTCGCCGGCGTATCGCTCAATCTGCTCCTCGCATTCGTGGCAGCCAACGTCCTCATCATAACGCTTAGCTTATTCAAAATCGCGCATTCAGACTCTGTTGTCATCGGGATCGAATCGCCCTTTGACTTCGCAAGGATCTATTTGATGGACGGCGCCGTCGCGCCGTGGGAATGGGTCATTGCGGTTTGCAAAGCATTTATTCTCGTGAATGTCATGCTGGCGGGATTCAATCTGTTGCCCGTGCCTCCACTCGATGGCTTTGGCGTCATTCGCGCCCTTTCGCCCGAAAGCATCAAACGCAAACTCGCGCCGCTGAACGGCATCGGAATGATACTTGCCTTGATCGTCGTCTTTTCTGGCATGTTGACGAAGCTGCTGTTACCCGCGGTCATTCTGCTGGCGATGCTGCTCACGGCGGCGAGACTCGTTGTTCAAGGTCTGTGA
- the paaD gene encoding Putative 1,2-phenylacetyl-CoA epoxidase, subunit D: protein MSDAPTTNERLESVWRALATVSDPEIPPLSVVDLGVIPDVFMDGRTVVVQMTPTFAGCPALDVMRKNIAEAVGLAGFDEVRVDVVYDPPWTSDRISEAGRGKLKAFGLAPPGKNCGGGRVTMESLSQAACPFCDSRDTTMESMFGPTLCRAIHYCNACRQSFEQFKPV, encoded by the coding sequence ATGTCCGACGCACCGACAACCAACGAGCGGCTCGAATCCGTCTGGCGCGCCCTCGCGACGGTCAGCGATCCGGAAATACCGCCGCTCTCGGTCGTCGATCTCGGCGTGATTCCCGACGTGTTCATGGACGGCCGGACGGTTGTCGTGCAGATGACGCCGACGTTCGCGGGCTGCCCTGCGCTGGACGTGATGCGCAAGAACATCGCCGAGGCCGTCGGCCTGGCGGGCTTCGACGAGGTGCGTGTGGACGTGGTGTACGACCCGCCGTGGACGAGCGACCGAATCAGCGAGGCGGGCCGGGGGAAGCTCAAGGCGTTCGGCCTCGCGCCGCCGGGGAAGAACTGCGGCGGCGGCCGCGTGACGATGGAGTCGCTTTCACAGGCGGCGTGCCCGTTCTGCGATTCGCGCGACACGACGATGGAGTCGATGTTCGGGCCGACGCTGTGCCGGGCGATTCACTACTGCAACGCGTGCCGGCAGTCGTTTGAGCAGTTCAAGCCGGTGTAG
- the paaA gene encoding 1,2-phenylacetyl-CoA epoxidase, subunit A yields the protein MVRLADNTAGWGDKPGDPGYEDRLAKFEARVARGDKVEPGDWMPNDYRQQLIRLIHVHANSEICGALPEGTWIPHAPTFKRKLALCAKVQDEVGHGQLLYRAAETLGKPREEMIDELISGKAKYSNVFHYPAETWADVCVIAWLIDAAAIVNQKMMADGSYGPYGRALRRICYEEAFHLTHGYDMCISMATGTKLQREMLQDAVNRWWKPIMMFHGPADKESTHTAQLMKWKIKLKTNDEQRQEFLRKYLPKMFNLGLTVPAEWELRFDEKSRTWLYNEPDWEEFKTVVRGNGPVSSQRLETRRLSHEHGRWVREALTAAAAGKRAPLPPTAVGAAS from the coding sequence ATGGTGAGACTGGCGGACAACACAGCGGGCTGGGGCGACAAGCCGGGCGACCCGGGATACGAGGATCGCTTGGCGAAGTTTGAGGCCCGTGTCGCGCGGGGCGACAAGGTCGAGCCGGGCGACTGGATGCCCAATGACTATCGCCAGCAGCTGATCCGGCTGATTCACGTGCACGCCAACAGCGAGATTTGCGGTGCGCTGCCCGAGGGCACGTGGATTCCGCACGCGCCGACGTTCAAGCGCAAGCTCGCCCTGTGCGCGAAGGTGCAGGATGAGGTCGGCCACGGGCAACTGCTCTATCGCGCCGCCGAGACGCTGGGCAAGCCGCGTGAGGAGATGATTGACGAACTCATCAGTGGCAAGGCGAAATACTCAAACGTCTTTCACTATCCCGCCGAGACCTGGGCCGATGTCTGCGTGATTGCCTGGCTGATCGATGCGGCGGCAATCGTCAATCAGAAGATGATGGCCGACGGGTCGTATGGGCCGTACGGCCGGGCGCTGCGGCGGATTTGCTACGAAGAAGCGTTTCACCTGACGCACGGGTACGACATGTGCATCTCGATGGCGACGGGGACGAAGCTCCAGCGCGAGATGCTGCAGGACGCCGTGAATCGCTGGTGGAAGCCGATCATGATGTTTCACGGGCCGGCGGACAAGGAAAGCACGCACACCGCGCAGCTGATGAAATGGAAGATCAAACTTAAGACAAACGACGAACAGCGGCAGGAGTTTCTGCGGAAGTACCTGCCGAAGATGTTCAACCTCGGGCTGACCGTGCCGGCCGAGTGGGAACTGCGATTCGACGAGAAGAGCCGCACGTGGCTGTACAACGAGCCGGATTGGGAAGAATTCAAAACCGTGGTGCGCGGCAACGGGCCGGTCAGCTCGCAGCGATTGGAGACGCGGCGCTTGTCTCACGAGCACGGTCGCTGGGTGCGCGAGGCGCTGACGGCGGCAGCGGCCGGGAAGCGTGCGCCGCTACCACCGACGGCCGTGGGGGCGGCGAGCTGA
- the paaC gene encoding 1,2-phenylacetyl-CoA epoxidase, subunit C, translating into MATTTQPTQMTGATNGAVIDLVYRLGDDCLIIGHRNSEWTGLGPILEEDIAFSSMAQDQMGHAQALYSLLHTLGEPEPDHLAFLREAKDFRCCRFVALEPFGEAGSGASEDLRNNPDRDKLLTQGDWSLSLIRQFLFAEAWAIRLAALSESSFEPLAEMARKFRGEVKYHTMHGRIWIERLGRADADARQRVQAAIHLLWPAALGMFEPTTHDAGLARAGVCPSEAEACRKWQTDVTGLLAEAGFTWPRDAKPVVGGRAGNHGPELARLLASMQKVYRLAPGATW; encoded by the coding sequence ATGGCTACCACGACGCAGCCGACACAGATGACCGGCGCAACGAATGGCGCGGTTATCGATCTGGTCTACCGCCTCGGCGACGACTGCCTCATCATCGGCCATCGCAATTCCGAATGGACGGGGCTGGGGCCGATCCTGGAGGAGGACATCGCGTTTTCGTCGATGGCGCAGGATCAGATGGGCCATGCGCAGGCGCTGTATTCGTTGCTGCACACGCTGGGCGAGCCGGAGCCGGATCATCTGGCATTTCTGCGCGAAGCGAAGGACTTTCGATGCTGCCGGTTTGTGGCGTTGGAGCCGTTTGGCGAGGCGGGCAGCGGCGCATCGGAGGATTTGCGGAACAACCCGGATCGTGACAAATTGCTGACGCAAGGTGATTGGTCGTTGTCGCTGATTCGCCAGTTTCTGTTCGCCGAGGCGTGGGCGATTCGCCTCGCGGCGCTGTCGGAGAGTTCATTTGAGCCGCTGGCGGAAATGGCGCGAAAGTTTCGCGGCGAGGTCAAGTATCACACGATGCACGGTCGCATCTGGATTGAGCGACTGGGCCGGGCTGATGCCGACGCGCGGCAGCGCGTGCAAGCAGCGATCCATTTGCTGTGGCCCGCGGCGCTGGGCATGTTCGAACCGACAACGCACGATGCGGGCCTCGCGCGAGCGGGCGTCTGCCCAAGTGAAGCGGAGGCATGCCGGAAATGGCAGACGGATGTCACGGGGCTGCTCGCGGAAGCGGGATTCACCTGGCCGCGCGATGCGAAGCCGGTGGTCGGCGGTCGCGCGGGGAATCATGGACCGGAGCTGGCGCGCCTGCTGGCGTCGATGCAGAAGGTATATCGCCTCGCGCCGGGGGCGACGTGGTGA
- the gyrA gene encoding DNA gyrase subunit A, with protein MSDTPSQPEVIKNLPIVEEMQDSYLRYAMSVIVARALPDVRDGLKPSQRRILVAMNDLKLGPRSAHRKCAKIAGDTSGNYHPHGEAVVYPTLVRLAQSFNMRYPLIDGQGNFGSIDGDPPAAMRYTEARMASPTTEMLEDIDKETVDFIPNYDETTLEPVVLPSKFPNLLVNGATGIAVGMATNLPPHNLSEICDGLLALIDNPDIGLDGLMKLVPGPDFPTGGLICGRQGIVDAYTRGRGSLTLRGKTHFEEMKGDRTRIVVDEIPYGILKNTITEKIAECVKEGRLPEVSDVRDESDRKHAVRLVVECKAGASPDVVLNKLFEYTPLQTTFAVINIALVGKQPQTMSLKALMGHWLDHRRTIITRRTQFLLRKARQRAHILEGLILAVGDIDAIIDLIRKSASPDEAKTKLMARGLKLKEAAALVKLLPEQFVKKAAGGEQFLTSVQAGAILSMQLQRLTGLEIEKLAKEYGGLVEEIDGYQAILRDPARVTDIIREDIHEMKSKYGDKRRTEITGAVGEFSMEELIEDLPMIVTISHQGYIKRVPTDTYRSQGRGGRGIKASDTKEGDFIEDLFVASTHNYLLFFTNRGRVYWIKVYDIPEMSRTSRGRSIANLLRLQDNEKPMAVLPVASFDDRCVMFATAKGTVKKTALEQFSRPRPSGIIAISLDPDDALINVKLAAEGDEVVIGTRGGMSIRFKESDARAMGRAAAGVRGISLDRDDAVVDMAVIRPGMSLLTVCENGFGKRTEIEEYRLQKRGGSGVINIRTTERNGSVVALRAVTDADELMMITAKGIMLRTAVSETREIGRATQGVRLIRLDEGDKVVSVARVAKDEDEGGGDANGAVTPGAPEGSAPGTEPTKPTDSADESAS; from the coding sequence ATGAGCGATACGCCCTCGCAGCCGGAAGTGATTAAGAACCTCCCCATCGTGGAGGAGATGCAGGATTCGTACCTTCGCTACGCGATGAGCGTCATCGTAGCGCGAGCGCTGCCCGATGTGCGCGACGGGCTGAAGCCCTCCCAGCGGCGCATCCTCGTGGCGATGAACGATCTGAAGCTAGGCCCGCGCTCGGCGCATCGGAAGTGCGCCAAAATCGCCGGCGACACATCGGGCAACTACCACCCGCACGGCGAAGCGGTGGTCTATCCGACGCTCGTGCGACTCGCGCAGTCGTTCAACATGCGCTACCCGCTGATCGACGGGCAGGGCAACTTCGGCTCGATCGACGGCGACCCTCCCGCGGCCATGCGATACACCGAAGCGCGCATGGCGTCACCGACGACTGAGATGCTGGAGGACATCGACAAGGAAACGGTCGATTTCATCCCGAATTACGACGAGACAACACTCGAGCCGGTCGTCCTGCCGTCGAAGTTCCCGAACCTGCTGGTGAACGGCGCGACGGGCATCGCCGTGGGCATGGCGACGAACCTGCCGCCGCACAACCTCTCCGAAATCTGCGACGGCCTGCTGGCCCTTATCGACAACCCGGACATCGGCCTGGACGGCTTGATGAAGCTCGTGCCCGGTCCGGATTTTCCGACCGGCGGCCTGATCTGCGGCCGACAGGGGATTGTCGATGCCTACACGCGCGGTCGCGGCAGCCTGACCCTGCGAGGCAAAACGCATTTCGAGGAGATGAAGGGCGACCGCACGCGGATCGTGGTCGATGAAATCCCCTACGGCATCCTCAAGAACACAATCACCGAGAAGATCGCCGAGTGCGTCAAGGAAGGGCGCCTGCCCGAAGTGAGCGACGTGCGCGACGAGTCGGACCGCAAGCACGCGGTGCGGCTGGTGGTGGAGTGCAAGGCCGGCGCCAGCCCGGATGTCGTCTTGAACAAGCTGTTTGAATACACGCCGCTGCAGACGACATTCGCGGTGATCAACATCGCGCTGGTCGGCAAGCAGCCGCAGACCATGTCGCTCAAGGCGCTGATGGGCCACTGGCTGGATCATCGGCGGACGATCATCACGCGGCGGACGCAGTTCCTGTTGCGCAAGGCGCGGCAACGGGCGCACATCCTGGAGGGCTTGATCCTCGCGGTCGGCGACATCGACGCGATTATTGATTTGATCCGCAAGTCGGCCAGTCCGGACGAGGCGAAGACGAAGCTCATGGCGCGCGGGCTGAAGCTGAAAGAAGCCGCCGCGCTGGTCAAGCTGCTGCCCGAGCAATTCGTGAAGAAGGCCGCAGGGGGCGAACAGTTCCTGACGAGCGTGCAGGCCGGGGCGATCCTCTCGATGCAGCTGCAGCGCCTGACGGGCCTTGAGATTGAAAAGTTGGCGAAGGAGTACGGCGGCCTGGTCGAGGAGATCGACGGGTATCAGGCGATTCTTCGCGATCCGGCGCGCGTGACGGACATCATCCGCGAAGACATTCACGAGATGAAGTCAAAGTACGGCGACAAGCGCCGGACGGAGATCACTGGCGCGGTCGGCGAGTTCAGCATGGAGGAGCTGATCGAAGACCTGCCGATGATCGTGACGATCTCGCACCAGGGCTACATCAAGCGCGTGCCGACCGACACGTATCGCAGCCAGGGGCGCGGCGGGCGCGGCATCAAAGCGAGCGACACGAAAGAAGGCGACTTCATCGAAGACCTGTTTGTCGCCAGCACGCACAATTACCTGCTGTTCTTCACGAACCGCGGGCGCGTTTACTGGATCAAGGTGTACGACATTCCGGAGATGTCGCGCACGAGCCGGGGTCGGTCGATTGCGAACCTGCTGCGCCTGCAGGATAACGAGAAGCCGATGGCCGTGCTGCCGGTCGCGTCGTTTGACGACCGGTGCGTGATGTTTGCGACGGCCAAGGGCACGGTGAAAAAGACGGCGCTGGAGCAGTTCAGCCGCCCGCGCCCCAGCGGAATCATCGCCATCAGCCTTGATCCGGATGATGCGTTGATCAACGTGAAGCTGGCGGCCGAGGGGGATGAAGTGGTGATCGGCACGCGCGGCGGCATGTCGATCCGCTTCAAGGAAAGCGACGCGCGGGCGATGGGGCGCGCCGCGGCGGGCGTGCGAGGCATCTCGCTTGATCGTGACGATGCCGTGGTGGACATGGCGGTCATTCGGCCGGGCATGAGCCTGCTGACGGTGTGCGAGAACGGCTTTGGCAAGCGAACGGAGATTGAGGAGTATCGGCTGCAAAAGCGAGGCGGGAGCGGCGTGATCAACATTCGCACGACCGAGCGCAACGGCAGCGTCGTGGCGCTTCGCGCCGTGACCGACGCCGACGAGCTGATGATGATTACAGCCAAAGGCATCATGCTGCGAACGGCTGTCTCGGAAACGCGCGAGATCGGCCGCGCGACACAGGGTGTGCGCCTGATCCGTCTCGACGAAGGTGACAAGGTCGTGTCGGTGGCCCGCGTGGCGAAGGATGAAGACGAAGGCGGCGGCGACGCCAATGGAGCGGTAACGCCCGGCGCGCCGGAGGGATCGGCGCCCGGCACCGAACCAACCAAGCCGACTGACAGTGCGGACGAATCCGCTTCCTGA
- the yfiT gene encoding Putative metal-dependent hydrolase YfiT, translating to MPHFYESIPEAVRSMTDQQAVEAYAQGAEMPARAIVGLTDSQLDALPIPGTWSIRQIVVHLMDSDLIAAYRMKRIIAEDRPRLDVWDENAFVPKLRYERQSASRAAELFRVNRLVMADILRGLPVDAFARVALHPEVGELPLGVLLRLYVHHVHHHLAFIEKKRNLVGAGSIT from the coding sequence ATGCCCCATTTCTACGAATCCATCCCCGAAGCCGTGCGGAGCATGACGGATCAACAGGCTGTCGAGGCGTACGCGCAGGGTGCGGAGATGCCGGCGCGGGCGATTGTCGGGTTGACTGATTCGCAGCTGGACGCGCTGCCGATCCCCGGCACGTGGAGCATTCGACAGATCGTCGTACACCTGATGGACTCCGATCTGATCGCCGCATATCGCATGAAGCGGATCATCGCGGAGGATCGGCCTCGGCTGGACGTGTGGGACGAGAATGCTTTCGTGCCAAAGCTGCGGTACGAGCGGCAATCCGCGAGCCGGGCGGCGGAGTTGTTTCGCGTGAACCGGCTTGTCATGGCGGACATCCTGCGCGGGTTGCCGGTTGACGCATTCGCGCGTGTGGCGCTGCATCCGGAGGTGGGCGAGTTGCCGCTGGGGGTGCTGCTGCGGCTGTATGTGCATCACGTGCATCATCATCTGGCGTTCATTGAGAAAAAGCGGAACCTCGTGGGAGCAGGCTCGATCACATGA
- the paaB gene encoding 1,2-phenylacetyl-CoA epoxidase, subunit B, whose protein sequence is MDSQWKIFEVFHQSARGEPHVHVGSVHAPDGDTALMLAKEQFGRRQACVNIWVVAASAIVATSYDDADMFEHATDKSYREAFGYETTKRAKLAGDAEEI, encoded by the coding sequence ATGGATTCGCAATGGAAAATCTTCGAGGTCTTTCACCAATCGGCGCGCGGCGAGCCGCACGTGCACGTCGGATCAGTCCACGCGCCGGACGGCGACACGGCGCTGATGCTGGCGAAGGAGCAGTTCGGCCGGCGGCAGGCCTGCGTGAATATCTGGGTCGTTGCGGCGAGTGCCATTGTTGCGACATCGTATGATGACGCAGACATGTTCGAACACGCGACCGACAAGAGCTATCGCGAAGCGTTTGGTTACGAGACGACGAAGCGGGCGAAGTTGGCGGGCGACGCGGAGGAGATTTAG
- the kstR2 gene encoding HTH-type transcriptional repressor KstR2: MSVAVDRKIEIHRAACRLFREKGFAGTSVREIAEQVGILGGSLYSHIAGKDDLLWEILAASADRFFAALQPIVAADRGTMQKLRAAIVAHVGVITGDLDAAAVYTFEWRHLPEDRRAAFTARRDDYERLFRGLVEQAMRERFIGASSAASATLFILSALNWVSVWYRPDGPMSGEDVGTMLADYLFEGLKRRTA, encoded by the coding sequence ATGTCGGTAGCCGTTGACCGCAAGATTGAGATTCATCGCGCGGCGTGCCGGCTGTTTCGCGAGAAGGGTTTCGCGGGGACGAGCGTTCGCGAAATCGCCGAGCAGGTCGGAATATTAGGCGGTAGTCTTTATTCGCACATTGCCGGCAAGGATGATCTGCTTTGGGAGATCCTGGCGGCATCGGCCGACCGATTCTTCGCGGCGCTGCAGCCGATCGTTGCGGCGGATCGCGGAACGATGCAGAAGCTTCGCGCGGCAATCGTCGCGCACGTCGGCGTGATCACGGGCGATCTGGACGCCGCGGCGGTTTATACGTTTGAGTGGCGGCACCTTCCGGAGGATCGTCGGGCGGCCTTCACGGCGCGGCGCGATGACTACGAGCGATTGTTTCGCGGGCTGGTCGAGCAAGCGATGCGCGAGCGGTTCATCGGTGCGAGCAGCGCCGCCAGCGCGACGCTGTTCATCCTGTCGGCGCTGAACTGGGTGTCGGTGTGGTACCGGCCGGACGGGCCGATGAGCGGCGAGGATGTCGGCACGATGCTGGCGGATTATCTGTTTGAAGGGTTGAAACGCCGGACGGCGTAA